A single genomic interval of Ischnura elegans chromosome 3, ioIscEleg1.1, whole genome shotgun sequence harbors:
- the LOC124156436 gene encoding chromatin assembly factor 1 p55 subunit, whose product MGDKDGETFDDAVEERVINEEYKIWKKNTPFLYDLVMTHALEWPSLTAQWLPDVTRPEGKDYSIHRLILGTHTSDEQNHLLIASVQLPNEDAQFDASHYDNEKGEFGGFGSVSGKIDIEIKINHEGEVNRARYMPQNPCVIATKTPSSDVLVFDYTKHPSKPDLSGECRPDLRLRGHQKEGYGLSWNPNLNGYLLSASDDHTICLWDINAAPKEPGIIDAKTIFTGHTAVVEDVAWHLLHESLFGSVADDQKLMIWDTRCNTISKPSHTVDAHTAEVNCLSFNPFSEFILATGSADKTVALWDLRNLKLKLHSFESHKDEIFQVQWSPHNETIIASSGTDRRLHVWDLSKIGEEQSGEDAEDGPPELLFIHGGHTAKISDFSWNPNEPWVICSVSEDNIMQVWQMAENIYNDEEVDTPASELEPPP is encoded by the coding sequence ATGGGGGATAAGGATGGTGAAACTTTCGACGATGCAGTGGAGGAGAGGGTAATTAACGAAGAGTACAAGATATGGAagaaaaatactccatttttGTATGATCTTGTTATGACCCATGCGCTGGAATGGCCTTCCCTGACTGCCCAGTGGCTTCCTGATGTTACGCGACCAGAAGGAAAGGATTACTCTATTCATAGGCTGATCTTGGGGACCCATACTTCGGATGAACAAAATCATCTCCTGATTGCCAGTGTTCAGCTCCCAAATGAAGACGCCCAGTTTGATGCATCACATTATGACAACGAGAAAGGAGAATTTGGGGGTTTTGGTTCAGTGAGTGGGAAAATTGACATCGAAATAAAGATAAATCATGAAGGGGAAGTAAATAGAGCTCGCTACATGCCACAGAACCCATGTGTGATTGCCACCAAAACTCCATCTAGCGATGTATTGGTGTTCGATTACACGAAGCACCCTTCGAAACCTGATTTGAGTGGTGAATGCCGTCCAGATTTACGGCTTAGGGGCCACCAGAAAGAAGGCTACGGTCTGTCCTGGAATCCAAATCTGAATGGATATCTTTTAAGTGCATCTGATGATCACACCATTTGTCTGTGGGATATAAATGCCGCTCCCAAGGAACCTGGTATCATTGACGCCAAGACCATTTTCACTGGGCACACAGCTGTAGTTGAAGATGTTGCTTGGCATCTACTCCATGAATCTCTCTTCGGATCTGTGGCAGACGACCAGAAGTTGATGATCTGGGACACCCGCTGTAATACTATCAGCAAACCATCCCACACTGTGGACGCACATACGGCCGAAGTAAATTGTTTGTCGTTCAATCCATTCTCAGAGTTCATACTGGCAACCGGTAGTGCTGACAAGACCGTTGCCTTGTGGGATTTGAGGAATCTTAAACTCAAACTGCACTCGTTCGAGTCGCATAAGGATGAAATCTTCCAGGTTCAGTGGTCCCCCCATAATGAAACCATCATTGCCTCCAGTGGAACCGACAGACGTCTTCACGTTTGGGATCTCAGTAAGATTGGTGAAGAGCAAAGCGGAGAGGATGCTGAAGATGGACCTCCCGAATTATTGTTCATCCATGGTGGCCATACTGCTAAGATATCTGACTTTTCGTGGAACCCCAACGAACCATGGGTGATCTGTTCAGTTTCTGAGGACAATATTATGCAGGTTTGGCAAATggcggaaaatatttataatgatgaaGAAGTTGACACCCCAGCTTCAGAATTGGAGCCACCTCCTTAA